AGAGCAGAGAGTGGCGGTAGCTTCAAGGTGCGACGAGTGGGGGCCGAAAGGAGCCTAGACAAGAGGTTGGTCTGATGTTGCTGTGTACGGATCGTTATTTGTCGGTCAACATAAGAACGGAACGGAGTTGAACTATCTCCGCTGCTTAGACTATCGTTAGTCCGTAGCCCGCAGGAGTGAGATCATGGGTTGCCGAGAATAGATTCCTTTCTCGGTTGATGTCGTCAAAATCTAGGAATATCACCTTGGCTGCACACGTTTTGAAACTGCGCCTCGATCCTCTACCAACAACATGGTTTCTTATGGTTATTGAAAAACAAACCCAGACACAGCTTCGGCCATTTGGCCACAAAGTGACTGGCTCCCCCAATCTATGGGGTCTTATAGACTCGCATGGTAACTAATCTACTACCGAAATAAAGAGTGTGTTTGTAGTGACATGGTGGTTGCACCAAGTTTTCAAGGGTCCACAAGGTTAATCGGAGGTGTCGATGACACCTAGGATGCAAGCCACAGCATGTTTCTGCTTGATAGAGATACTGAAGGTCTGGGCAGAATAGCAACAGAAGCTCATTGTCTATCTCCAGACATCCGTTCGCCTTTCCAGCTGAGTAAACACAAGGGCCCTACGCTCCAGGAATTGACAAACCCTTCACTTCTGTCTTCAACATTCAAGCATGAAATATTTCAACTATTTTGGTATCCATTGCGGACTCCCAAGGTCCCCACCTAGTATCCATGAAAAAGACTATGACAGGACAGCTCGCACTGAAACCTCTCGCACTGGTGACTTGTCTGATGCTGACAGCTCCCGTGAGCAGGGACCGTAGTAGCGAAATTGGAGAACGTAAACAAATACATGGGAAGGATCCTTTTGTTAGTGATCAGGCTCGAATGTCAACGCTGGCTAGGCAGAACCCTTTCGGGATGACTGCATCTAAGAACATGCACTCCAAAAGAggaccatgatgatgattgtAATTATGATTCCACAAAAGGCCCAGCCTTACGACGTGAGCGGTGCTCCCAGCTCTCGCACCTTATCTCCTATTCTGTACAAGCCAAGTCCAAGCACTACAATTATTGTTGTCTTTTGTCTGTTTCCTCAGCCCCTGGGCTTCTGCTTCGAAGAGGCATCCGTCAGTGACTTCATTATGGGTTCCAGCTCTGCAGTTTCTCTGATTattgcttctgctgctgcttctgcttctcctgaGAAACCGCGCGTCTCTTGCGAGAGATGTGTCGCTTCCTCTGGGCGAggtctctcttcttctgctccaGATCTCGCTTCTTAGCTGGCTGGACGACGCCGGCTGTGTCGAATGGCACAACGACTCCATCTGCGTTTGTCATGGCCGGAACATTGACATCGACTCGGCGGACTGATGATAGTCAGCCAACACTAATGTCTCTTGGGAAGGCAACCGTTTACTTACCAagtgaagctgaagaagccgAGACAAGGGCGACCAAGGTGAAGATAGAGAAACGCATCTTGACTGATATGAGTTGCAAATGGGCTTTGGTGGGAACAATAATTAAGATGTCGGCCTGCGACGAGAAGAAACTTGAAAGAGAGTAGTGAAGAGTGGTAAACAACGACTAATGTGGGATGCACAGCATGAGGACTTCTTCACTTGACGAGAAAGGACATGACTACTTATACAACAGCATACATCTTCTCATTGCTATGAGCTTGCGTAAGTGTTTATGGGGTTGCAGAACTCGAGACGGTTCCGAGACGTGTTTGAGATGTTCTGCCAAGGGAGTCAAACGTAGATCTGCTCGGAACTTTGAAGAAGCGTACACATAAATAGAGCCGTAGCCTGGCAACGATATCGGATTCTGTTTGAATATTACAACTCAATCGGCATTTGAGATGAATCATCCTCACAGCTCCATAGTCGTAACTGAAACATTACCCGTAGTCTGTAACTCTGGGGTGACGATCAAACTAGCGGTACTTGACCATCCGGTAACAAGGTGATACTCGGATCGGTATCAGGTTACAAGCGACACCTTGCCAAGTTCCCTAATGGCATAAAAGGGTATGTCGCTTCGGATCTCGTTAactttatctctttttaCTGATTCATATTTCATTCCTAGCTTATCCCCGCCATGATGCCGGTTGGGTGGTTACTTCTAGCGGGGCCGCCGCGGAATCGTGGGGGAGTCCAATGAATGCGTGGGTATAGCATGGAAGCTTGCACCTCCAAGATAGAAAGAAGCCTTAGGAAAGCTTAAGCTTCATTTGGCAGCTTGGACTTTACAGATTCGATTTGTTTAGAAGGGAAGCCTAGCTCTAGTGTCCCAAACCCCTCCTCATGGCGCTGTTGGCCGAATTGTATTGGTCGTTTAGCTCTGTTGATTACTGCGTCGAGTAAAGTTCAGCCAGGTCCCACTGAACCATCAACAGAACTACCCCTCCATCAGATGCGTCTCTCCATTTCAAGGTCACTCACCTTCGCTCTCCAACCTCTCCTCCTACTCTTGCTCTTCCACTTCCCGTTTAGTTACCTCTACGTCTGACAAGGTCCTATCGTTCATGCTGTCGCTGGGAGGCATACTCACTCACCGATTCCActtccttctctcttctcagtCGCCGTATCTCTGACAAGTCTCCTGACCTCTCTCAGCAGCTCTATCGTCCATTCTACACCCGATGGCTACCAGAGATCACTGCCTACTATGCTTTGAGGCACTAGAAGCCCATCTCACACATCGGAAAGCTCTGACTTTGGAAGAGATTCAAGAATATTCAGCCTCTGCCTCAGATTCAGAGCCTGTTGCTCCAAAGACCCTTGACGATCCCAGTCTTCGACATCTGGCGATCCCTGATGCCAGcgcttcgtcttcttcctcttcgaccTCGCTCGGTGCTTCCACACCTGCCACGAGCACCTCTTCCCTCCCTATTCCCCCAACATCTGCCCCGCTATTCGTCACATGGAATACGATGGAGGATGGCGAGCCCGTGCTCCGCGGTTGTATCGGCACatttgaagctcaagatctaGCTGAGGGTATTCCGGAGTACGCCCTTATCTCTGCCCTTCAAGACACTCGCTTCTCCCCAATCAGAAAGTCCGAATTACCTACACTCCAAGTCGCAGTCACACTCCTGACCGATTTTGAAGAAGTCGATGACATCTTCAACTGGGAAATTGGCGTTCACGGCATCCGACTCTCATTCTACGACCGCGGTCGCCGCTATGGCTCAACTTACCTCCCAGACGTAGCCTCCGAGCAGGGATGGACTAAAGAAGAAACACTTTTCAGTCTCATCCGCAAGGCGGGGTGGACTGGTAGTCGAGGACGCTGGAAAGACTTGGACCTCAAGGTCACACGCTACCAGGGCAAGAAAACTACTCTGGAGTACGCTGATTACAAGAAGTGGATTGATGAGGCGTGACGAGGTGGCTAGAGGGTAAGAAGACGCTTCTAGACATAGAGGCCCGGCGTTTATGGCAATGCAGATGTGATTATCGGTGACATATTTTCTCTCATATTTGCTCAAGAGGCAGAGCTGGGTTTGTAAGCATTCACATCTAACAGGCAGCTACAGACAATAAACCTCATGATTGATTTTTACTTGCAGGCTTGGGTGGCTATTCACAACGCGTATGTTGGTTTGGTGCATTTTCCGTGATTATGGAAAATCACGATTTATAGCCTCCTTGTCATTTTCGATGACTCTTACTTCCAGAGCATACACTGACCATATTTGACGATCCTCTTCTGAAAAGCAAACTAGGCACCATCAGATATCCTACATGAAAGAGCATCAACCGGCTCAACATCTGGTTTCGATGAGACTCGTCTCCAGACCAGTGTCCTGGTGGCCCCAAGTTTACAAGCAGAATTCAACACCGCACCAAGCAGCAAAAAAGTGGTCAAGGTAAAATAGTATCATCAGTCCCGGCGGTGTTAGAACCAAGACAATAGCGCGCAGGCATAACTCCATGATGTCAGATGATGGAAGACATCCTTTCCCCAGAACAAACGCGTCCTCTGTAAAACGataaagaagataaaagTCCAAGCCCTTCGCCAAGACGCCGAGATATCCCTGGTATATAATGATTTTGAAGCCTTTTGAAACATTCCTCCCAACAAACCCACACAAACTCTCCCAGCATTTTGCTCATCCTGTTCTCACAATGCCCTTGCCCGACTTCACCAACATCGCAGGCTCTTCCAAAAGCCGTTATCCTTCTTCCCTCCCACTCTGTCGCCCTGAAGATTCGGTCCTCGCACTCCAACCGCGCGCTTCTCGGTGTCGCTATCAGTCGGAAGAGGCGTCAGCGGTTTCGTCATACCGCGGGCATTAAACTCTGCTGCGTCCGGACCTGTATCAGCAAGTCGTCGAGCCTCAACCACCCGGCGCACAACCAATGCGAACGTCTCTTCGATGTTGACTTCCAGCCGTGCACTCGTCTCCATGAATCCACATCCGCGCTTTCGGGCCCATTCAAGACCTTGAGCTGCAGGGACTTGTCTGCTCTCTTGCAGATCGCACTTGTTGCCGGCGACGAGCTTGACAGGAGGGATGGTGCGGGACCGCGTATCGTGACCTGAGCGCAGACCAGCACGGCGTGCGCGGTCAGCGTTATCAAGACGAGTTTCTGCCTCCATATCGATAAGTTCATTAAAATGCTGCAGGGCATCTAGGGAGTCTTTGGATGTGATATCGTAGACGAGGAGAAAAGCATCGGCGCCGAGGTTCGAGGAAGCCCACATGCCGCGGTACTCCTCCTGGCCAGCCGTGTCGGTAAGAGATAGATGGTAAGTAACACCATCGATGCGGCGCGTCACGCTATATGAGTCCTCGATAGTCGGGTCATAGTCTGAAGTCCATTGCGAGCGAACTAGGCGCAGTGTAATGGAGGACTTTCCGCATCCGCCGTCGCCGCAGATCGTGATAGATATAGGAACAGGTGTCTGTGTTGGAGCCGTCATGTCGGAGGCTGCGCTGAATCGTTTATGAAACGAAAGTAACCgttaaagaaaaagaagatattTGCCGTGTGCTTGTACTGTTGGTAGCCCAAGCGGGAGCTGTTGGGCGATCACAATAGGCACCGAAACGCGCCGCTTGTGGGTCGGATGACAGGTAATTCTAGAATGATTCTAGGTGTGATCGCGTTGCCAAGGCCTTTTGGTGCAGTGGAGTTGTATTGTTAGAGTCGAGTTCTATTGTCTTTCGAGTCGAGTCAGGTATGATATCGTTTCGATCGTTATAGTCGTGTCTCGTCGCAATCGGGTGTGAGGTGTGTGCGTAAGCGCATGTGGTTGTATTATGATATGGAAGTGATGATCGATGCTGTAACGTAATGcaatgtgatgtgatgtgacGCTTCTTGGGGGTCCGAGTTTCTGGCCAGATAATGATAATGTGTAATGCTGAGGGCTCAGCCGGCAGTTCCCTTTGGGGTGAGTGAGTGAATGAAAGAGGGGCTTTTTTGTTCTGAGACAGCCGAGTCCAGGGTGAGAAATATGACGAATGGTGGTTGAATTGGATGATAGATGATAGTCTAGAGAGAAACAGGTGCTGCTCCCTTTTGTCGTCCTTTGGGGGCCAGGTTTTGCTCGTCTTGTTACTTGCTTCCTCCAGAGTCAATGGAAGGTTGTCTGCTGCGATAGCCACGATATAGGGCTGTATGGACGGTAAAGGGAATGACAGGATAGCGGAAACAAAGGGAAGTGAAAAGTGAAAgtgaagagaaaaaaaaaagtttgCTTTTTTTCCCACGTACGTCTCTTGtcttttgctttttccttTCTCCTCTCAAAAGATACCAACCATGGCCGGCTGCCCCTTGTTCGTGGTGCGGAAAAACGGCTGAAGGTGCCGCGTTGAGTTGAGCTCTTAGTTCGTGCGATACGGGCTACTAAGAGCTGGAAACCTGGACTCAGAGCTGGATAGCGCCCGGGGGGACGGGGCAGATGGGGCACGACAGGGATGGAGACGTTTGTGGCGTTGGCCGGCGCAGGGGCAAAAGGTAAAAAAAAGGCGAAGATGCATAAAAATTGTGTTGGTTTTGGGCATCAGCAAGTAATTGATGCTATGAACATTGGGCACTGGTTTATTCATGTGCTGCACATCTTTATCACATGCAAGGTACGAAACGGTTTATGGCCTGCATATAACGATTGAAGGGTGAGTCTCGAGTCTCTATCCAAGCCAAGCAACCTCCAGTAACACGACCGCCACCAGCACACCATCCCGGAAAGCTGGTATGCTTGCGCGATGTGACAAGACAAGGGATGTTAAAAGACCAGATATCAAAATTAGGGGCATTCATCAGTTCTTGACTCCGTCTCGGAGCTCCGTCCCCTTCCATCATCCCAACGCGTCAGCCATCTTGTAGGCGAGCTACTTGATCATCCAATGAATGTTGCAGCTGTCAATAAGCTTTTGAATAAAATCAGTAGCCAAGCACAACTTGGTCAGATCCCAACGGCGAAAATGTGGGGAGACTTGAAAACGAAGACGGGTTTTAATATCACCTAGAGCTTATAGGGAGAAAGCTGAAGCCTAAAAGGACAAGGACGGGGCGGACAATTGATCAACAGAGATATTTCCTCGCTCGGAGCCTTCAAACTTGCGACTTCAGAGTCGCAATCGGGGTGGATAATAAActcagatgcagatgcaaaTGCAAGTGACAAGAGAGGTCAGGtcaaagctcaagctcatcacagCCAAGAGTGGGAATAAGAATAAGCATGAGCATCAACATGCGCATGCGCAATGCAGACGACAACTATCTGTGGTTGCCGCTCCGTCCGTTATCGGTCTTGCAGACTTGCTTGGTGTTGCTCAACATCGCTCAGATCAGGTTGGAAGTCTGTCTACCTTTGGTATGAGCGATGTGACAGTGATAGTGAAAACCTTGCCAGATGAAATTCCGGCCTGCCTTTTTGGTCTTCACTCTTCAGTGTCTACCATATGTATTTCTGAAAGCACAGTCACAGTCTCATCCCTCCCCCACGCACTGATGAACTCAACAGGCTCACCACGCTATCTCATCTCTTCTCGTTTCATGACAAGGTTTAGGTTCTCATCCGTCGCCCGTAAATTGACTTCCGCGCACAGACGAGGCTGAGATATGAGTATGTACATGCCTATCATTAATATCAGGCGGATAGACTAGGTCGATTGTGTTTTGTAGAAGCATGGTTGAATCCTACACTCGGAGGGCTCGAGCCATCGTTCGAGTCCTATCTTGGCCACAAGTTGTTAGACAATGTCTCTCTTTTGTCAACGTAAATGTAACTAGTGAGTATTCGTTCCCCCTGCCCCTCAGATACAGCTTCACAGTTAGACTGCAGTGGTTCGTTTGGTGGGTGGTTGGCCCAAGGAATGGTGTCCTCCTGATCTTCATGTTTAAGACACAGATCTGAGACTTTATTCTCTTTCTTAGACCGATTGTCTCATATGAAAAGGGCAGCTGGCGTTGGTCCCCGACACTTGATGACGCGATCACGGACAGCGAATTCACAGTctaataaggttattatcaaggtcaaggtcaagcaagatgaagtcgaaaaaaaaaaaaagagattGAGCAAGGGTTGAGTTGGACCAACTCGTTTCAGTTGAGCTGACAATAACCCCAGCTCCAGCCTCAAGACAAGGCTCTGCAAGCGAGAACGAGGAGCGAAGCAATTGAAACTTTTATCGTTCCCGGTCTTCCCCCTCTTCATCTATCTTATCCTCAGCTTTCAGCCACTAACAGATAGCTGGAAATGTATCAAGTCGTGTCTATTCAAGCCTCGGTTGTTGGTATTTAGGACTTTGCCGCTCAAGAATGAACTTCTGACATGCTCGGGAAAGACTCGGTTGATCGGACGGGAAATCCCTCGCAGAAATAATCACAAGTCACGAGACATTGAGCCATTGTTGCCTTCAATCATGTATCCATCTCAAAGTTCTTAGATGACTAGCTAaatttttttcttttctcttattgTGCCTCACTTCTCAACTTGCTAGACCCATATTGTACTTCCTTGAAAGATAGTTAGATTTTCCCCAAGTTACTCATATTTCGATCTCTCACTTTTCTCATCCGATCCTAGCCGTCATGACTGTGACCAACGGCCGCAACGGGAACCCCTCCATAACCACCCTCCATAGGGCTGAAGAAGTGAACGATGTGAGACATGACACGAACTCAACCTCTGAGCTGATTGGTCGCTGACGTTACACCACCAGCTCATCGATGCTGTAAAGGGTCTCATTGTCCCTTACATCAAGGCTGCCGATGATGCCGCAGCAGAGCGTGCGACAGGGGACATTCCCCCCAGTTCAGCTGGTGTCAAAAATAATGTCCTGGTGGACTTCCAAAAACCACAGGAGCTTGCTCAACGACTCAAGTTTTCCTTGCCAAATTCGGGTCAAGGTAAGGAGGGGTTGTTGGAGATTATCCAGCAAGTTCTTCAGAACAGTGTCAATACTTGGGATCAGGGCTTCCTTGATAAGCTGTATGCAAGCACGAACGCAGTATGTCACAATATCCATGGCTTCATCAGTTGATCCGTTTTCTAAACCATGATAAATCAGGTCGGGGTGGTGTCAGACATGGTACTTTCGGTGCTAAACACCAATGTACGTTCCAGTCCCTCCTGTGCACTATCAGTAACAAGTATTTAACACCCTGTAGCTCCATGTCTTCCAAGTTTCTCCCGCCCTCACTATCATTGAAAAAACCACAGCAAAGACTCTGGCACACTTGTTTGGTTTCACTGGATCAAGAGCAGGGGGTATCTCCTGTCAGGGAGGAAGCGCCTCAAACTTGACTTCCCTGGTCGTTGCCCGGAACACCTTGTTCCCAGAATGCAGAGCTTCAGGCAATGGTAACCACGATTTCGTCGTCTTTACAAGTTCTCACGGGCATTACTCGGTTGAAAAGAGTGCCATGATCTGTGGTCTTGGTTCAAACAGCGTCTGGCCTGTTCCGGTGGATGAGTTTGGATGCATGAAGTCGGGTGCCTTGAGAGAGTTGGTCGTCCGTGCCAGAAATGAAGGCAAGACACCCTTTTATGTGAACTCGACGGCTGGAACCACTGTCATGGGCTCATATGAGCCGTTTGAGGAGATTTCCAAGATCTGCAAGGAGTTTGGCCTCTGGATGCATATCGATGCAAGCTGGGGAGGCCCTGCTATCTTCTCGTCGAAACAAAAGCACAAGCTCAATGGCGCCCATCTGGCCGATTCATTGACGGTGAACCCTCATAAGATGATGAACGTTCCCGTCACGTGCTCGTTCCTCCTCGGACCAGATA
This genomic stretch from Fusarium oxysporum f. sp. lycopersici 4287 chromosome 5, whole genome shotgun sequence harbors:
- a CDS encoding glutamate decarboxylase; its protein translation is MVLSVLNTNLHVFQVSPALTIIEKTTAKTLAHLFGFTGSRAGGISCQGGSASNLTSLVVARNTLFPECRASGNGNHDFVVFTSSHGHYSVEKSAMICGLGSNSVWPVPVDEFGCMKSGALRELVVRARNEGKTPFYVNSTAGTTVMGSYEPFEEISKICKEFGLWMHIDASWGGPAIFSSKQKHKLNGAHLADSLTVNPHKMMNVPVTCSFLLGPDMNIFNKANSTAAGYLFHTSDSGDIWDLADLTLQCGRRGDSLKLALAWIYYGAAGFEKQIDHAFEQAEYLANFIKQSDNFVLVSQDPPPCLQVCFYYSPGRNLSDNKEENTLRTKTMVEKMILRGYMVDYAPGPKGSFFRVVVNCQTLPGTVEGLVKGLEEVGRQ
- a CDS encoding glutamate decarboxylase; translated protein: MTVTNGRNGNPSITTLHRAEEVNDLIDAVKGLIVPYIKAADDAAAERATGDIPPSSAGVKNNVLVDFQKPQELAQRLKFSLPNSGQGKEGLLEIIQQVLQNSVNTWDQGFLDKLYASTNAVGVVSDMVLSVLNTNLHVFQVSPALTIIEKTTAKTLAHLFGFTGSRAGGISCQGGSASNLTSLVVARNTLFPECRASGNGNHDFVVFTSSHGHYSVEKSAMICGLGSNSVWPVPVDEFGCMKSGALRELVVRARNEGKTPFYVNSTAGTTVMGSYEPFEEISKICKEFGLWMHIDASWGGPAIFSSKQKHKLNGAHLADSLTVNPHKMMNVPVTCSFLLGPDMNIFNKANSTAAGYLFHTSDSGDIWDLADLTLQCGRRGDSLKLALAWIYYGAAGFEKQIDHAFEQAEYLANFIKQSDNFVLVSQDPPPCLQVCFYYSPGRNLSDNKEENTLRTKTMVEKMILRGYMVDYAPGPKGSFFRVVVNCQTLPGTVEGLVKGLEEVGRQ